One window of the Mixophyes fleayi isolate aMixFle1 chromosome 6, aMixFle1.hap1, whole genome shotgun sequence genome contains the following:
- the LOC142161128 gene encoding C-signal-like: MTGGIALVQGASRGIGFQFCKSLVLSRHGTTVIGTCRDPHSAADLQALKDKYPDALTIMKLDVTSQCDIREAAQKVEQNFGSLDLLINSSAMLHPSGKGETSLREVSSEGLSQALATNTIGPLLMAKHFSPLLMKGRGTFGAQSSDKSRQHSAILVNISAKVGSIADNDLGGWYSYRMSKAALNMATKTLSVELSRGKSRVVCVSLHPGTVNTDLSRPYHKHVPKEKLFSPERSVTYLMNNIDRLSMDQTGKFFSWNGTELPW; this comes from the exons ATGACGGGAGGAATAGCACTGGTGCAAGGAGCAAGCCGGGGCATCGGATTCCAGTTCTGTAAGTCCTTAGTTCTGTCCAGACACGGGACCACCGTAATAGGAACATGCAGGGACCCCCACTCAGCCGCTGATCTGCAAGCATTGAAGGATAAGTACCCAGATGCACTTACTATAATGAAGCTAGATGTTACCAGCCAGTGTGATATACGGGAAGCTGCACAAAAGGTGGAACAGAATTTCGGCAGCCTGGATCTTTTAATTAATTCCTCAGCCATGTTGCACCCCAGTGGGAAGGGAGAGACAAGTCTTAGGGAGGTCTCTTCTGAG GGTCTCTCCCAGGCACTTGCGACAAACACCATAGGTCCGTTGttaatggcaaaacatttttCACCCCTGCTCATGAAAGGAAGAGGGACGTTTGGAGCACAGTCATCTGACAAGTCCAGACAACACAGTGCCATTTTAGTTAACATAAGTGCTAAAGTAGGCTCTATAGCCGACAATG ACCTAGGTGGGTGGTACAGCTACAGAATGTCTAAAGCGGCTCTCAATATGGCCACCAAAACCCTTTCTGTGGAACTGAGCAGAGGAAAGAGCAGAGTGGTCTGTGTTTCTCTACACCCAGGCACTGTGAACACCGACTTGTCAAGACCATACCATAAACATGTTCCCAAAGAAAAGCTGTTTTCTCCTGAACGCTCTGTGACATATCTTATGAACAATATTGACAGACTAAGCATGGACCAAACTGGAAAGTTTTTTTCCTGGAACGGAACTGAGCTTCCTTGGTGA